One Fontisphaera persica DNA window includes the following coding sequences:
- a CDS encoding lamin tail domain-containing protein, translating to MAAPLWGQNHRPVEIGTQVNGYQDDFRGTTLAPAWQVQGASVYFASNGVLRVFSASGDPNHLYYAAAGASGNPQEVLARIRLLNLGTGDAVRCGVAVGIEPTAPSQAGGVNFLFRDHTGEGQTGRHVSLLDDLRAWGPGYTGAFNLNTWYWVRLRQEPNAQGGTTDVFARFWRADGSEPEPANWQLTWDYIPARAARSGYAGITASSSGGLAEFEVDYILIKAAGLPSILVNPDAFPAIQLPVSITHQPQDVVVNELQSATLQVQASGFPPLTYRWYKNGQLIPNATQPTLTLPSVPLADNGAEYYVVVANVASNVSYSVTSRVATVQVIPDTTPPALLRVYPHGLNGVRLVFSEPLSEASATYLFNYSLVTTQAETVAIQSAELSEDGAQVLLHTDTMTEGMGYILTMNNLRDRAAANNALPHPMVTNFVAVGLAPMDVEGSSPPGYVEWIPGGYRLTGGHAGNQITQEGGHFAGTQRSGDFDVRVRISRLEANDLWARAGLMARVSEETSQNYAAVFATRSVAGCFFITQQDGQAQTQGRFPVNYPSTWLRLQREENRLSGYVSVDGERWMLLGSATLDLPSILWVGLAVSSHAAQQWAAADFQDFSDVTSYLTVPLSPERESMGPSSRRTGLVISEIMYRPAPHPTITNSLEFVEIANTRGEPEDLSGWRLSGDIDYTFPAGTVIPGGGFLVVARSPQAIQQAYGLTQVLGPFTNNLPNNNGTLRLRHRTGAVMLEVTYDDEPPWPVAADGAGHSLVLARPSYGENSPLAWAASDQLGGSPGSWDPVTPEPLRAVVLNEFMAHSAGVIGRDYVELFNRSSTPLNLAGCTIADATGTNRFTLPPDTIIPGRGWLHFSQFELGFGLSGGGGTLFLRHPDGRVLDAVRYPPQATETAYGRYPDGAPEWQELTAQTPGRANAPILIRDVVINEIMYAPISGDDDDQYIELYNKGTNTLNIGGWAFVDGIEFQFPPQTHLPPNGYVVIAKNVTNLLAKYPQLNASNTFGNFQGSLAAAGERLALAMFEGSLLTNQVAGPRLAPPTSAQIITDPRSTPQAYVVVDEVTYHNGGRWGRWSDRGGSSLELMDPRSDNRLASNWADSDESAKAPWTTISRTGILDLGNVTPDSLQILPLGAGEYVVDDVVVLNASGQNVLPNGQFNSSASGWVAEGALSLSYWAPALGVNNSGGFLIRAVDRGDNQINRLRASLSSALATGAAATLQAKVRWLRGHPEMLLRLRGNWLEAAARLELPANLGTPGLPNSRYTPNAPPAIHSVTHYPIVPAAQQAVRVTARVHDPDGVAVFQLHYRVDPATNYTTLTLRDNGQSGDETAGDGLFSALIPGQANGAVVAFYLTATDAHATPATSRFPANAPGRECVVRFGEPTPPGTFPIYRIWMTQATFTNWSARHKLDNSPNPVTFVLNNERVIYEAEAQFAGSPYIAPGFNTPSGNRCGYSLAFPADDRLFGSRDLVLDWPGGHGGETTAIQEQMAYAMAEGMDLPFSHRHFIRLYVHGVSDMQRGGVFEAVLQPAGEYLEQWSPEQPKGDFYKIDRAFEFNDSGTRVADPMPRLEVYQSGGQKKIERYRWTWLKRSYDSALDYSPLMNLVDALNAATPEPYTTLTERLVDVEQWMGVFAFEHIINNFDSWGHNIGKNMYMFRPHGGGAWVIYPFDLDWLMLVSPRGPGGFTALTGPLFDSEDPTVTRMYNHPPFRRAYFRAVKRTVDGPMRPEIAEPLMDAKYRSLLANGITLCDGQSLTDPGAVKQWYAQRRGFLLGQLAAVSAPFEVATNYLVRSTNYFTLTGKAPIEVTTLTINGVAWKPVWTSVTNWTLNVPGAQPTNHWVIAALDAAGNTIGTPQAITAVFTNPVPPAKGSVVFSEIMYHPAEPEAQYLELHNRTANHTFDLSGWRINGLGYTFPPGSAILPGQYLILAKNREAYGAAYGASHIVFDQNSGNLQTDGETLTLLRPMGNNQEEIVAQMRYEANPPWPADQQNSAIQLRDARQDIRRVINWANHATWQFKSFTVSNVLTFNLTNLYFRFSNAGEVLLDDLRVEEGAVVGGGTNYVVNGDFEAPLEGTWVKGTMVQPTVREGSVSRSGQYSLRLVATGRAQTVGQSLSQPLVLKTATVYTVSYWYLPSATVTSLQVYVTAFVNSNVVVHAPVYARSPGVGAEGCGVAGVAGGVVERGGGGGGGWGGWSCTMGEPGGGFDGVVFGQPVHEPGAVGVSGGDGVGGWGVSGGELWRRGWRGNELAGGFPVGCGDGVGGAGDADGGWAGGVGLSELPGIEGGAELWELSGRPAGVPAGVSLSDAGDDEQPGACAGAGVHQRMDGGQSFCRGRPCRWQL from the coding sequence TTGGCCGCGCCGCTCTGGGGGCAAAACCACCGCCCCGTGGAAATTGGCACCCAAGTCAACGGCTACCAGGATGATTTTCGCGGGACCACCCTGGCTCCCGCATGGCAAGTGCAAGGCGCCTCAGTCTATTTTGCCAGCAATGGGGTGTTGCGGGTCTTTTCGGCTTCTGGGGATCCCAACCATCTTTATTATGCGGCCGCGGGGGCCAGTGGCAACCCGCAGGAAGTTTTGGCGCGCATCCGCCTGCTCAACCTGGGCACCGGAGACGCCGTCCGTTGTGGGGTGGCCGTGGGCATTGAGCCGACCGCCCCCAGCCAGGCAGGCGGGGTTAATTTCCTGTTTCGTGACCACACAGGCGAGGGGCAAACCGGCCGCCACGTTTCGCTGCTGGATGATTTGCGGGCCTGGGGGCCGGGTTACACCGGCGCCTTCAACCTCAACACCTGGTATTGGGTGCGCCTGCGGCAGGAACCCAATGCGCAAGGGGGGACGACGGATGTTTTTGCGCGCTTCTGGCGCGCCGATGGCTCAGAACCGGAGCCGGCCAACTGGCAATTAACCTGGGATTACATTCCGGCCCGCGCCGCCCGCAGTGGTTATGCCGGCATCACCGCCAGCAGCTCCGGCGGACTGGCCGAGTTTGAGGTGGATTACATCCTGATTAAAGCCGCCGGGCTGCCTTCGATTTTGGTGAACCCGGATGCGTTCCCTGCGATTCAATTACCCGTCAGCATCACCCATCAGCCGCAGGATGTGGTGGTCAACGAATTGCAGTCCGCCACCTTGCAAGTTCAGGCCTCCGGCTTCCCGCCGCTGACTTATCGTTGGTATAAAAATGGGCAACTTATTCCCAATGCCACTCAACCCACCCTCACCCTGCCTAGTGTGCCCCTGGCGGACAACGGAGCGGAGTATTATGTGGTGGTGGCCAACGTGGCCAGCAACGTGTCCTACAGCGTCACCAGCCGCGTGGCCACCGTGCAGGTGATTCCCGACACCACCCCCCCTGCTCTGCTCCGGGTGTACCCGCATGGATTAAACGGGGTGCGGCTGGTTTTTTCTGAACCCTTGAGCGAGGCCAGCGCCACCTACCTTTTCAATTATTCACTGGTGACCACTCAGGCCGAAACGGTGGCCATTCAAAGCGCGGAATTATCCGAAGACGGCGCCCAAGTGCTGTTGCACACCGATACCATGACGGAGGGCATGGGCTACATCCTCACCATGAACAATTTGCGGGACCGCGCCGCAGCCAACAATGCACTGCCGCATCCAATGGTGACCAATTTTGTGGCAGTGGGGCTGGCGCCGATGGACGTGGAGGGTTCCTCACCCCCCGGGTATGTGGAATGGATTCCAGGCGGGTATCGCCTGACAGGCGGCCATGCCGGCAACCAAATTACCCAGGAAGGCGGGCATTTTGCCGGCACCCAGCGCAGCGGCGACTTTGACGTGCGCGTGCGCATCAGCCGCCTGGAAGCCAATGATTTGTGGGCGCGGGCGGGATTGATGGCACGCGTTTCCGAGGAAACCTCCCAAAACTACGCGGCGGTCTTTGCCACGCGGTCTGTCGCGGGTTGTTTCTTTATCACCCAACAAGATGGTCAAGCCCAAACCCAGGGACGATTTCCCGTGAATTATCCCTCCACCTGGCTGCGGCTGCAAAGAGAGGAAAACCGCCTCTCTGGTTACGTAAGCGTGGATGGCGAACGGTGGATGCTTCTGGGCAGCGCCACTTTGGACTTGCCTTCCATCCTGTGGGTAGGGTTGGCCGTGTCCAGCCATGCGGCGCAACAATGGGCGGCAGCGGATTTCCAGGACTTTTCCGACGTAACCTCTTATCTCACGGTGCCGCTGTCGCCCGAGCGCGAAAGCATGGGACCCTCCAGCCGCCGCACGGGGCTGGTCATCTCGGAAATCATGTACCGCCCCGCTCCTCATCCCACCATCACCAATTCGCTGGAGTTTGTGGAAATTGCCAATACCCGGGGCGAGCCGGAGGATTTGAGCGGCTGGAGGCTGAGCGGCGATATTGATTACACCTTCCCTGCTGGCACGGTGATACCGGGCGGCGGTTTTCTGGTGGTGGCTCGCTCGCCGCAGGCCATACAACAGGCTTATGGCTTGACGCAAGTCCTTGGGCCTTTCACCAACAACCTGCCCAACAACAATGGCACCCTTCGTTTGCGGCATCGAACCGGCGCGGTCATGCTGGAGGTGACTTATGATGACGAACCGCCCTGGCCGGTCGCGGCGGATGGCGCGGGGCATTCTCTGGTGTTGGCCCGCCCATCGTATGGCGAAAACTCGCCCTTGGCTTGGGCCGCCAGTGACCAGCTCGGAGGGTCTCCGGGGAGCTGGGACCCGGTCACGCCGGAACCGTTGCGGGCGGTGGTCCTCAACGAGTTCATGGCGCATTCCGCCGGGGTGATTGGCCGGGACTATGTAGAATTATTCAACCGCTCCAGCACACCGCTCAACCTGGCGGGCTGCACGATTGCGGATGCCACCGGCACCAACCGTTTTACCCTGCCCCCGGACACCATCATTCCCGGGCGGGGCTGGCTTCATTTTTCCCAATTTGAATTGGGCTTCGGTCTAAGTGGCGGCGGTGGCACGCTGTTCTTGCGGCATCCGGATGGGCGGGTGTTGGATGCCGTGCGGTACCCGCCCCAGGCCACTGAAACGGCCTATGGGCGTTATCCTGATGGCGCGCCGGAATGGCAGGAACTGACCGCGCAAACCCCTGGCCGCGCCAATGCGCCCATCCTTATCCGCGATGTGGTCATCAATGAAATCATGTACGCTCCCATCAGTGGCGATGACGATGACCAATATATCGAACTCTACAATAAAGGCACCAACACGCTGAATATTGGCGGCTGGGCTTTCGTGGACGGTATTGAATTCCAATTCCCCCCTCAGACCCACCTGCCTCCCAACGGTTACGTGGTGATTGCTAAAAACGTCACAAACTTGCTGGCGAAGTACCCGCAGCTCAACGCCTCCAACACTTTTGGTAATTTCCAGGGCTCCCTGGCTGCCGCGGGCGAGCGGCTGGCGCTGGCCATGTTTGAGGGCAGTCTGCTGACCAACCAGGTTGCCGGCCCCCGGCTGGCACCGCCAACCTCTGCGCAAATTATCACCGACCCACGCTCCACGCCGCAGGCATACGTGGTGGTGGACGAAGTGACCTACCATAATGGTGGGCGCTGGGGCCGCTGGAGCGACCGGGGAGGCAGCAGTCTGGAACTGATGGACCCGCGCAGCGATAACCGCCTGGCCTCCAATTGGGCTGATAGTGACGAATCGGCGAAAGCCCCGTGGACGACCATTTCCCGCACCGGCATTCTTGATTTGGGCAACGTAACGCCGGATTCTTTGCAAATCTTGCCCTTGGGCGCCGGCGAATATGTGGTGGATGATGTCGTGGTGTTGAATGCCTCCGGCCAGAACGTTTTGCCCAATGGCCAGTTTAACAGCAGCGCCTCCGGATGGGTGGCCGAAGGCGCGCTTTCCCTGTCCTATTGGGCTCCCGCGTTGGGCGTCAACAACAGCGGCGGTTTCCTGATTCGCGCCGTGGACCGTGGCGATAATCAAATCAATCGCTTGCGCGCCAGCCTTTCTTCAGCGCTGGCCACCGGCGCCGCCGCCACCTTGCAGGCCAAAGTGCGCTGGTTGCGCGGGCATCCCGAAATGCTCCTGCGCCTGCGCGGCAACTGGCTGGAAGCCGCCGCACGGCTGGAATTGCCGGCCAATTTAGGCACGCCAGGGCTGCCCAACAGCCGTTACACGCCCAATGCCCCGCCTGCGATTCATTCGGTCACGCACTATCCCATTGTCCCAGCCGCGCAACAGGCGGTGCGCGTCACAGCCCGTGTGCATGACCCGGACGGTGTGGCCGTTTTTCAGCTTCATTATCGGGTGGACCCGGCCACCAACTACACTACTTTAACCCTGCGCGACAACGGACAGTCGGGCGATGAAACCGCCGGCGATGGATTGTTCTCAGCGCTAATTCCCGGGCAAGCCAATGGCGCGGTGGTGGCGTTTTACCTGACGGCCACCGATGCCCATGCCACTCCGGCCACCAGCCGCTTTCCCGCCAACGCCCCCGGGCGCGAATGTGTGGTGCGTTTTGGCGAGCCTACCCCGCCGGGCACCTTCCCCATTTATCGGATTTGGATGACGCAAGCCACTTTTACCAACTGGTCAGCCCGCCACAAGCTCGATAATTCCCCCAATCCCGTGACTTTCGTGCTGAACAACGAACGGGTCATCTATGAGGCCGAGGCTCAATTTGCCGGCAGCCCTTACATTGCCCCCGGTTTTAACACCCCCTCCGGCAACCGCTGCGGTTACAGCCTCGCCTTCCCCGCGGATGACCGATTGTTCGGTTCGCGGGATTTGGTCCTGGACTGGCCCGGTGGTCACGGGGGCGAGACCACGGCCATTCAGGAGCAAATGGCTTATGCCATGGCCGAGGGCATGGATTTGCCCTTCAGTCATCGCCATTTCATCCGGCTTTATGTGCATGGCGTTTCCGACATGCAGCGGGGTGGAGTCTTCGAGGCTGTGCTCCAGCCCGCCGGGGAGTACCTCGAACAATGGTCGCCCGAACAACCCAAGGGCGATTTTTATAAAATTGACCGCGCCTTTGAATTCAACGACAGCGGCACACGGGTTGCCGACCCCATGCCCCGCCTGGAGGTCTATCAATCCGGTGGCCAGAAGAAAATTGAACGCTATCGCTGGACTTGGTTGAAGCGCAGCTACGACTCCGCCCTCGATTATTCGCCATTAATGAATCTGGTGGATGCTTTGAATGCCGCCACCCCCGAACCTTATACGACACTCACGGAGCGGCTGGTGGATGTGGAGCAATGGATGGGGGTCTTTGCCTTTGAGCACATCATCAACAATTTTGACAGTTGGGGGCATAACATTGGCAAAAACATGTACATGTTCCGTCCGCACGGCGGCGGGGCGTGGGTAATTTATCCTTTCGACCTTGACTGGCTGATGCTGGTTTCGCCCCGCGGCCCGGGCGGATTCACCGCGTTGACTGGCCCGCTATTCGACTCGGAGGACCCGACCGTCACGCGCATGTACAATCACCCCCCCTTCCGCCGCGCTTATTTCCGCGCCGTCAAACGAACAGTGGACGGCCCCATGCGCCCGGAAATCGCCGAGCCGCTGATGGATGCCAAATACCGCTCCCTCCTCGCCAATGGCATAACTTTATGTGACGGACAATCCCTGACCGACCCCGGCGCGGTTAAACAGTGGTACGCTCAGAGACGAGGATTCCTCCTTGGGCAACTGGCCGCAGTCTCAGCACCTTTTGAAGTGGCCACCAATTATTTGGTGCGCTCCACCAATTACTTCACCCTGACTGGCAAGGCCCCCATTGAAGTTACGACCCTTACCATCAATGGTGTGGCATGGAAACCTGTCTGGACTTCTGTCACCAATTGGACCTTGAACGTCCCGGGCGCTCAGCCCACCAATCATTGGGTGATTGCGGCGTTGGATGCCGCCGGGAATACGATTGGCACACCGCAAGCAATCACGGCCGTCTTCACCAACCCAGTGCCGCCGGCCAAAGGCAGCGTCGTCTTTTCCGAAATCATGTATCATCCCGCCGAGCCTGAAGCGCAATATCTTGAATTGCACAATCGCACGGCCAATCACACTTTCGACCTCAGCGGCTGGCGCATCAACGGGCTGGGATACACCTTCCCCCCGGGCAGCGCCATTTTGCCAGGGCAATACCTGATACTGGCCAAAAACCGAGAAGCTTACGGGGCCGCCTATGGGGCCAGCCATATCGTGTTTGACCAGAACTCCGGCAATTTGCAGACCGATGGCGAAACGCTGACGCTCCTGCGCCCCATGGGCAATAACCAGGAGGAAATCGTCGCTCAAATGCGCTACGAAGCCAATCCTCCCTGGCCCGCCGACCAGCAAAACAGCGCCATTCAATTGCGCGATGCGCGCCAGGACATTCGCCGTGTCATCAACTGGGCCAACCATGCCACCTGGCAATTCAAGTCGTTTACGGTGAGCAACGTGCTGACCTTTAATTTGACCAACTTGTATTTTCGGTTTTCGAATGCGGGGGAGGTATTGCTGGATGATTTGCGCGTGGAGGAGGGGGCGGTGGTGGGCGGGGGGACGAACTACGTGGTGAACGGGGATTTTGAGGCGCCGCTGGAGGGGACGTGGGTGAAGGGGACGATGGTGCAGCCGACGGTGCGGGAGGGGAGTGTGAGCCGGAGCGGGCAGTACAGTTTGCGGCTGGTGGCGACGGGGCGGGCGCAGACGGTGGGGCAGTCGTTGTCGCAGCCGCTGGTATTGAAGACGGCGACGGTGTACACGGTGAGCTACTGGTATTTGCCGAGTGCGACGGTGACGAGTTTGCAGGTGTATGTGACGGCGTTTGTGAACTCGAACGTGGTGGTGCACGCGCCGGTGTATGCGCGGTCGCCGGGGGTGGGGGCGGAGGGGTGTGGGGTTGCCGGGGTTGCCGGAGGTGTGGTTGAACGAGGTGGCGGTGGGGGCGGAGGGTGGGGTGGGTGGAGTTGTACAATGGGGGAGCCAGGGGGTGGATTTGACGGGGTGGTATTTGGCCAACCAGTACACGAACCTGGGGCAGTGGGCGTTTCCGGCGGGGACGGTGTTGGGGGCTGGGGAGTATCGGGTGGTGAGCTGTGGAGGCGAGGCTGGCGGGGGAACGAATTGGCAGGCGGATTTCCGGTTGGGTGTGGGGACGGGGTCGGTGGCGCTGGTGATGCCGATGGGGGGTGGGCTGGCGGTGTTGGATTATCTGAACTACCGGGGATTGAGGGCGGGGCAGAGTTATGGGAATTATCCGGACGGCCAGCCGGTGTACCGGCGGGTGTTTCATTATCCGACGCCGGGGACGACGAACAACCCGGCGCTTGCGCCGGTGCCGGTGTTCATCAACGAATGGATGGCGGACAATCGTTCTGCCGTGGCAGACCCTGCCGATGGCAACTTTGA